Below is a genomic region from Haliotis asinina isolate JCU_RB_2024 chromosome 14, JCU_Hal_asi_v2, whole genome shotgun sequence.
CCACCTGTAAGGAGGATAATTGCACCTCTACCTGTAAAAGCCAAGAGGCCATCTGTGTATGATCTCACCTGTGAAAAATAGGCTATTTGTGTTCCCAactgtaagagtgagtgagtgagtgagtgagtggaaatagttttaCGCAGCAGTTTAtcagcattccagcaatacacAGCTGTcggtgaataatcaagtctggactagaccatacagtgatcaacagcatgagcatcgatctacacaccAACAGTTACAGAGTCAACTTACATCCCCACCTCTGAAAGAGAGGCTACCTGTGTCTCTCTACCTGTAAGAGGGAGGCTACCTGTGTCTCTCTACCTGTGAGAGGAAGGCTACCTGTGTCTCTCTACCTGTGAGGGGAAGGCTATCTGTGTCTCTCTACCTGTGAGGAGGCTACCTGTGCCTCTCTACCTGTGAGAGGAGGGCTATCTGTGTCTACCTGTAAGAGGGAGGTTATCTGTGTCTCTCTACCTGTAAGAGGAAGGCTACCTGTGTCTCTCTACCTGTAAGAAGGAGGCTACCTGTGTCTCTACCTGTGAGAAGGAGGCTGCCTGTGTCTCTCTACCTGTGAGAGGAAGGCTATCTGCGTCTCTCTACCTATGGGAGGAAGGCTATCTGTGTCGCTCTACCTGTAAGAGGAAGGCTACCTTTGTCTCTGTACCTGTAAGGAGGCTATCTGTGTCGCTCTACCTGTAAGAGGGAGGCTATCTGTGTCTCTCTACCCGTGAGAGGAAGGCTATTTGTGTCTCTACCTGTGAGAGGGAGGCTATCTGTGTCTCTCTACCTGTAAGAAGAAGGCTATCTGTGTCTCTCTACCCGTGAGAGGAAGGCTATCTGTGTCTCTCTACCTGTAAGAGGAAGGCTATCTGTGTCTCTCTACCCATGAGATGGAGGGTATCTGTGTCTCTCTACCCGTGAGAGGAAGGCTACCTTTGTCTCTACCTGTAAGAGGGAGGCTTTGAATCACTGTTGAGAAAGTGGTTACCTTTGGCACAGCCTTCCTGAGAATCTCCTTATATTCATCTTTATTGATCTTCTTGCTACTGTAGAAGGGTTTGATGGCCAACTTCACTTCATCAACAACCCGTTCCTGGAGGTGCAGCTTCTTCAAGTACTAAACAATTGGAAACACTGTAAGTAACATATCTGGGCAGTAGGGTATGTCATCATATTTCTTACAACACACAATATAGTGTCTAACTGTTGGTTATTGCTGTACGCAGCAAAATTCAAGCTATATTTGTGGTCaattaataatcaagtctggatcagccAATCAAGTAAtagacatgagcatcgatcaatgaAACAGGGTCACATTGACATTTATCAAACATGTCACCGAACCTTGCCACCAAATCATATATGCTGCCTTTTTCAATCTACAACTTATTGTTTTGGATGTTATGTTTAGGCTGATATCCTACTTTTTGGGTACAATCAGCAAATCAAGGCTGATGgatatacattaacatagaattggtttttagttttacgccgcacccagcaatattccagctatatggcatttACATAGAAGTGAGGATTTACATACATTATAGAATGAATCCcatactttcaaaacaaaagCACAGgtgttaaatactgaaattccAACATGCGTATCAGCACCTTAAGAACTCTTTTACCTGAACTCGTTTTATTTACTTGCCTTGTATCCTTATCCGGGGAGGTGACCAATCAATCTATGGTCTTCCCAGCTTATGCAACTTCCACTTATTTGAGTAACATTGTGCATGACAATTAGTACATACAGGAAATGCTTCAAGCGTATTTTGGATCCTGCTAATGCCATGTGCTTATTCATTTATGTTGCTCAAACTTTTTATCACTTATTATGTAATGTATCACTGAGAACAATACCGAAGAATAACCTGAACCCATGATCTAGAAAATCTTGTCCAGTAAATCATGGAATATGTAATAAAACATGTGTTGGTAAGCTTTGTAAGTGTGTGTATTATACTTATATACTCAGTCAGTCATACCTTGTCTTTATTTGTGAGGTCTGCAGCTGATGATGGCTGATCATCCTGAGTTGAGGACAGCTCCTGGACGGTTTTCTTAAAAGTTTTTAAGTCAACTGTCCTCTTCTTAGGTTTTTCATCAGGGTCAGTATTCATGCAGTCAGGTGGGGTGGGCAGTTCCAGTTCACAATCATCATCTAGCGGAGACATGTCCATGTCCACAACCTCAGTAGTCTCCACAGACTCCTGTGCTTTCAGTAAAGCCCCTTTCCCAAACAACTGTGGAGGAAGTGGCACCTTAAAGATGCCATTCCCTTTCCCACTGGGGGAATTCATTGCAGATTTGTCTTTTTCAAGAGCCGCAAGCTGGGCTTGAGCACTTAGTAATTTTGAGATCTCTTCTAACTGTTCCAGCTGAGATTTTGGAGCCTGGGGCCCAGGTGGTGGTCTTAGTGGGTTTGGCAGTAGAGGGCGAATAGGGTTCATCTTCACCTGCACTGGAGGTGGGTGGTTGGGATCTGGCGGGAGGTGCATGTTAGGTGGGAAGGGAGGACGTGAATGCTCTGGACCCATGGGGTCGAAGCCACCGTTCATCACGTTGCCCCCCGTGGGTATTCCCCCCGGGCCAGGGGGCATACGTGCACCAAATCTGTTCTGCTGTAGCTGCATCATGCCCCCGGGGGGATTGACTTGCCAACCGAACCGAGGCATGGTCCCCGTCGGGAGGCGTGGGAATCTACCTGGTTGGGCTTGTGTAAAAGGGGGTGGCTGATTTAACATAACTGGGTTCATGAGAATTTGTCTCTGGGGCAAACCTGGTTGAAGTCTGGGATGTAGCATGCCGAACGTCACAGCAGGCAGAGGAATATTTTGTGGCTGCATAACCCCTGGCTCACTTGTCAGTATATATGCATTCTCACTTATAAAAGGCCCCTGTCCATGAGCATTTTGCATGAGCTGTGGCGGAAGGTCAGGTGATGCACTGTTGGGCACAGCACCTTGAAAGTCCACTGAGATTCCCTTATCTACTTCCTGCTCCTCATCTGTTGGGTGAGCAGGGTCATACACAGATGGCTCTTTGCCAAATATACCACCCTGCTTTATCAACTGCTCAGACACCTTACTAGTGTTAATGGGCTTCAACTGAAGACGGACAGGTTTTTCAGTTTTAGATTCTGACTTTTCACTCTTAGTTGCCAGTTTATCACTCTTTGACTTTTCACTTTTGCTTTCTGAATTATCACTTTTAACATCAGGCTTATCATCTTTAATGTCCagattttcagttttctttgcCAAGTCGGGCTTTGCACTTCCGCTTGGCCCAAAGGATGGCAGAGGTATATTTTCATGGTCCtgctcatcttcatcatcactaAGAACTATAGGGTCATCTGTGAAAGATACAGGCACTAACTTGGGTGCACTATGATTGACTTTCACCGAGGAATACTTGGTATTTTCCCTCTCCGCTTCATCTCCAGATCGAATCTTCTTGTACTCACTCCTTGAACCTTCCCTTTCACTCTTTCTTTTATAAGATCTTTCACTATCACGATTTTGTTTAGAAAAGCTGTCTCTTTCAGAATATTTTCTAGGACTGTGAGATCGAGAACGACTTCTGCGACCTCTACGTTCACTACTACGGTCTCTACTACGATCACGATCACGTCTCTTTTTCTTGTGTGACTTTTCTCTTTCATATGATCTTTCACGAGAATATGAACGTTCTCTACGCTTTTTGCGAGATGATCTTTcacgtgaccttgaccttctacGGTCATGTGACCCAGATCTATCCTTTCTATCTCGGGACTTACTTCTAGATCTAGTGTCTTTCCTTCGTTTATGCCGAGATGAACTTTCATATTCACCTCGTGACAGTTCTTTTCGGCTATGTTTATCACGTGATCGCTCTTCTCGATCATCACGTCTTTCTTTATCCCTTCTTTCATAGTCTCTTTCTCTTTTATCATACTTAGAAGACCTATCTTTTGACTCTTTGCTCTTATGAACAGATTCCTTCTTTTCAAATGCCCGGTGACCATGGCCTTTTTCATCTAAACGTGACAAAACTGTCCTTAAGTCAGCAGCAGCATCTTTATTTCTGTAACTCCTCTTCTTGGGAATACGTGGAAATTCAGAAATGGGCACTTTGTTTTCCTGTTCCCTGGTTATTTCAAAGTCAGACTCATCTGTGTCCCATCCTCCTAGATTTGACCCCATTGACCGAGCTTGGATCTCTTCTTCAATTTCACCCTCTTCATCACACATTACCTCCTGTTCCTCCTCCTCTTCAACCTCCTCTTCatcattttcttcttcttcaccATCACCATCCTCCACTTCTTCTTCCTCATTTTCAGCAACCTCTTCCTCCTCGACTTCTTCTTCTACCTCCTCTTCCTGACCCTCTTTGGCATCTTGtgaatttgtttcagtttcCTCTACTTCCTCCACAGTAGCATTCTCCTCAGTGTCGTCCTCTTCCTTCTGACTGTCTTCATCGTCTCCACCTTCATCGATCTGCAGAGGTTTTTCTGAGTCAATGGAAGTGTCATCCAGGGCGTACTCCATTACTTCACTTTGGGACT
It encodes:
- the LOC137261397 gene encoding PHD and RING finger domain-containing protein 1-like, which encodes MSKVNFEMEGMMSADSDSSDEGRMQIDESATASSGGPQTAEDANLKEEEEEEEGSDDEEDDEDDEDDDEEDDEDSSGEVDEIEGEDESDEEWESEEEEDSQATGLVVESESDDENADNCPICLNRFKDQDIGTPEACDHNFCLECIQEWANNVNTCPVDRQVFRLILARHPSEDKVYKKIPVEDKNAQEEEVEEEPTYCEVCGRCDREDRLLLCDGCDLGYHCECLSPPLANIPVEEWFCSDCAAANREGAVEESEEEDVEIRPRRRLIARTLVSERVRTRIRQTRVERALRIPPELISSDEEGVSTASTSQTSASPAKKKSPIKRRKKIIRRRTRKRKSPKKRKTKSTSTKTSKKTVGKRRKRKRKGINKRKLKRGSPRTAAPASTTVKSRIAGRLGLSKPPSGLSIPMQKLPMEKTLAQHQAESGGFSILGHKDDLDHFQDDDVSTEVQPSGSGSGKVGRLTKYSVLSLKSHRPVGRVRIPKVSTPSTHVVEPAAASSSTFDILGCIMQSQSMLNMKSGDVTIKRDGSLVANKPVPKAEVRLKDSHTFKLNTCSKKDIDEYDPCHPTGEAQDEGPAETQSSSTSHLVPEASIGFEYDPFDPTDDSPASTGKPEAVYDPSSPTEVEAEMDIAKDREDETGTAMEDIGKEDAVDKTEQDGDCSNLDGDDVKESVKTDKNCVKEDEFEGDSMSGIKSQRDIFEASSEITEAKLDECDAESQSEVMEYALDDTSIDSEKPLQIDEGGDDEDSQKEEDDTEENATVEEVEETETNSQDAKEGQEEEVEEEVEEEEVAENEEEEVEDGDGEEEENDEEEVEEEEEQEVMCDEEGEIEEEIQARSMGSNLGGWDTDESDFEITREQENKVPISEFPRIPKKRSYRNKDAAADLRTVLSRLDEKGHGHRAFEKKESVHKSKESKDRSSKYDKRERDYERRDKERRDDREERSRDKHSRKELSRGEYESSSRHKRRKDTRSRSKSRDRKDRSGSHDRRRSRSRERSSRKKRRERSYSRERSYEREKSHKKKRRDRDRSRDRSSERRGRRSRSRSHSPRKYSERDSFSKQNRDSERSYKRKSEREGSRSEYKKIRSGDEAERENTKYSSVKVNHSAPKLVPVSFTDDPIVLSDDEDEQDHENIPLPSFGPSGSAKPDLAKKTENLDIKDDKPDVKSDNSESKSEKSKSDKLATKSEKSESKTEKPVRLQLKPINTSKVSEQLIKQGGIFGKEPSVYDPAHPTDEEQEVDKGISVDFQGAVPNSASPDLPPQLMQNAHGQGPFISENAYILTSEPGVMQPQNIPLPAVTFGMLHPRLQPGLPQRQILMNPVMLNQPPPFTQAQPGRFPRLPTGTMPRFGWQVNPPGGMMQLQQNRFGARMPPGPGGIPTGGNVMNGGFDPMGPEHSRPPFPPNMHLPPDPNHPPPVQVKMNPIRPLLPNPLRPPPGPQAPKSQLEQLEEISKLLSAQAQLAALEKDKSAMNSPSGKGNGIFKVPLPPQLFGKGALLKAQESVETTEVVDMDMSPLDDDCELELPTPPDCMNTDPDEKPKKRTVDLKTFKKTVQELSSTQDDQPSSAADLTNKDKYLKKLHLQERVVDEVKLAIKPFYSSKKINKDEYKEILRKAVPKVCHSKSGDVNPVKIRALVDAYVNKVRKGRKPHKEVKKKSKDDSKANGERLKGKPSR